One Maribacter cobaltidurans genomic window carries:
- a CDS encoding nucleoside phosphorylase, whose product MHLSPSELILNADGSIYHLNLLPQDIAHTIITVGDPDRVSEVSDHFDSIEIKKGKREFITHTGHLNGKRISVVSTGIGTDNIDIVLNELDALVNIDFDTRKVRKNRIRLKITRIGTSGAIQKDIPVNSWILTELAIGFDGLLHFYKNDFNEFTDMEDEFVRQTHWSPNKSRPYIVRYDEELADIFGSNRIRLGVTTTNTGFYGPQGRNLRISSSFEHFTESIADFRYQDRQITNLEMETSGIYALSKLLGHQAISLNCILANRATGEFSKNPKESVQELIKFALNKISSQ is encoded by the coding sequence ATGCATTTAAGCCCATCTGAGCTTATCTTAAATGCCGACGGCAGCATTTATCATCTTAATTTACTTCCGCAGGATATAGCACATACCATAATCACGGTAGGTGATCCCGACCGGGTTTCGGAAGTATCCGATCACTTCGATTCAATTGAAATAAAAAAAGGCAAGCGGGAATTCATAACGCATACGGGCCATTTGAACGGGAAAAGAATCAGCGTAGTTTCCACAGGTATTGGTACGGACAATATAGATATCGTATTAAACGAACTGGATGCGTTGGTCAATATCGATTTTGACACCAGAAAGGTCCGTAAGAATCGTATACGATTAAAAATCACAAGGATTGGAACTTCAGGAGCTATCCAAAAGGATATACCGGTCAATTCTTGGATATTGACAGAACTTGCCATTGGTTTTGACGGTCTTCTTCATTTTTACAAAAATGATTTCAATGAATTCACCGATATGGAAGATGAGTTTGTACGCCAGACCCACTGGTCACCCAACAAATCTAGACCTTACATCGTTAGATATGATGAAGAATTGGCCGATATTTTCGGTTCAAATCGTATACGATTAGGTGTAACTACAACGAATACTGGATTTTACGGCCCGCAAGGTCGAAATTTAAGAATATCCTCTAGTTTCGAACATTTTACAGAAAGCATAGCTGACTTTCGCTACCAAGACAGGCAGATTACAAATCTTGAAATGGAAACATCGGGTATTTATGCGCTTTCAAAACTATTAGGGCATCAGGCCATATCCTTGAATTGTATACTTGCCAACCGAGCGACAGGGGAATTCTCTAAAAACCCCAAGGAATCTGTACAAGAACTCATTAAATTCGCCTTAAATAAAATTTCATCACAATGA
- a CDS encoding DUF1835 domain-containing protein produces MSSLLHITNGDAFTERLKKLNLKGDIITWREMLCEGKTLTTVGSESFWKARFEFLHKNYKVSKSWFIEKTLKEYRSLCNHKQQDQIVLWFEYDLFCQVNMLAVISWLLTNRRYAEISLVCSGKEDESGTLYGLNELSNEKLLSLYNNKVVLNQDDVEYADYVWQLYCSNNPIRLENLTDFNDYSFAYLGDAVKTHLKRFPSIANGLNDMENNILQLAIDKKPKSKSEFLGTILRNQGNLGFGDTQYERALQRLKPLFSSLNPVRLTKKGKEILDGQTSYYSCIQDNDVYLGGALKYDFLYNTDSNRILKL; encoded by the coding sequence ATGAGTTCTCTACTACACATTACCAATGGAGATGCATTTACGGAGCGTCTAAAAAAGTTAAATTTAAAAGGAGATATCATTACGTGGCGTGAGATGCTATGTGAGGGTAAAACGCTTACGACTGTTGGCAGTGAATCTTTTTGGAAAGCCAGATTTGAATTTCTTCATAAAAATTACAAAGTTTCCAAATCCTGGTTTATTGAAAAAACCTTAAAGGAGTACCGCTCCCTATGTAACCACAAACAACAAGATCAAATAGTACTTTGGTTTGAATATGATTTATTTTGCCAGGTAAACATGCTTGCGGTAATCAGTTGGCTCCTTACTAATAGGCGATATGCGGAGATTTCATTGGTATGTAGCGGTAAAGAAGATGAAAGTGGAACTCTTTATGGACTTAATGAACTTTCAAATGAAAAACTATTAAGCCTCTACAATAATAAAGTCGTTTTGAACCAGGACGATGTGGAATATGCCGATTATGTGTGGCAATTGTATTGCAGCAACAATCCCATACGATTGGAAAACCTTACGGATTTTAATGATTACAGCTTTGCTTATCTTGGAGATGCCGTAAAAACGCATTTAAAACGTTTTCCCAGCATTGCAAACGGCCTAAACGATATGGAAAACAATATCTTGCAATTGGCTATTGATAAAAAGCCAAAATCAAAGAGTGAGTTTTTAGGCACTATTCTAAGGAACCAAGGAAATCTTGGTTTTGGGGACACCCAATACGAAAGGGCCTTGCAACGGCTAAAACCCTTGTTTTCTTCTTTAAACCCCGTTCGTCTGACCAAAAAGGGAAAGGAAATACTAGACGGACAAACCAGTTACTACTCTTGTATCCAGGACAACGATGTTTATTTGGGAGGCGCCCTAAAATATGATTTCCTATACAATACGGATTCCAACAGGATATTAAAACTCTAG
- a CDS encoding translation initiation factor, with product MDLKDQLKNLFPDHVPEESPKEEEKKSDIWLQDCPMICKYEKRKGKPITIIEGYTGADEDFKKLAKELKTRLSVGGSFKDDKIIIQGDYRDKIMEILVEKGFNVKRVGG from the coding sequence ATGGACTTAAAAGACCAACTTAAAAACTTATTCCCGGACCACGTACCGGAAGAATCACCCAAGGAAGAAGAAAAGAAAAGCGACATCTGGTTACAGGATTGCCCTATGATCTGCAAATACGAAAAGAGAAAGGGAAAACCCATTACAATCATCGAAGGATATACCGGTGCGGATGAAGATTTCAAGAAATTGGCCAAAGAACTAAAGACCCGCCTTAGCGTTGGCGGTAGCTTTAAAGATGATAAGATTATTATCCAAGGTGATTATCGGGATAAAATCATGGAAATCTTAGTGGAAAAGGGCTTTAACGTGAAACGAGTTGGAGGGTAA
- a CDS encoding isopenicillin N synthase family dioxygenase codes for MSLVPSVDLKDFISGDAERKQEFVKEIGAAFENIGFVALSGHFLSDELVDDLYAEIKKFFELPQETKDKYEIEGIGGQRGYTSFGKEHAKGRKEGDLKEFWHFGQYVENNPRLKAEYPDNVMVDELPKFNEIGKETYKMLEKTAKYVLRALAIHLDLEENYFDEYIKNGNSILRPIHYPPITSEPKNAVRAAAHGDINLITLLMGAHGKGLQVQNHKGEWVDAIAKPDELMINVGDMLSRLSNNKLKSTIHRVVNPPRELWGTSRYSVPFFMHPISEMPLNCLENCIDEEHPKLYEDITAGEFLHERLIELGLIKK; via the coding sequence ATGAGTTTAGTCCCTAGCGTTGATTTGAAAGATTTTATCTCGGGAGATGCTGAAAGAAAACAAGAATTTGTTAAAGAAATTGGTGCTGCTTTTGAAAATATAGGATTTGTGGCTTTAAGCGGTCATTTTTTGTCCGATGAGCTCGTGGATGACTTATATGCCGAAATCAAAAAGTTCTTCGAACTGCCTCAAGAGACCAAAGATAAATATGAGATTGAAGGTATTGGTGGACAACGGGGATATACTTCGTTTGGCAAAGAGCATGCTAAAGGCCGCAAGGAAGGTGATTTAAAGGAATTTTGGCATTTTGGGCAATATGTGGAGAACAACCCTAGGTTAAAAGCGGAATATCCGGATAATGTAATGGTAGATGAATTGCCGAAATTCAATGAGATTGGGAAGGAAACCTATAAAATGCTGGAAAAAACAGCCAAATATGTACTCAGGGCTTTGGCCATTCATTTGGATTTAGAAGAGAATTATTTTGACGAATATATTAAAAATGGTAATTCTATTTTAAGGCCGATACATTACCCTCCAATCACCTCAGAACCTAAAAATGCCGTTAGGGCAGCCGCACATGGTGATATTAACCTAATTACTTTACTAATGGGCGCCCACGGAAAAGGGTTGCAAGTGCAAAACCATAAAGGCGAATGGGTTGATGCCATTGCCAAGCCCGATGAGCTTATGATCAACGTGGGCGATATGCTCTCGAGACTCTCCAATAACAAGTTGAAATCTACCATTCATCGAGTTGTGAATCCACCCAGGGAATTGTGGGGCACCTCGCGGTATTCTGTTCCCTTTTTTATGCATCCCATTAGTGAAATGCCCTTGAATTGCCTTGAAAATTGTATTGATGAAGAGCATCCAAAACTTTATGAGGATATAACAGCGGGGGAATTTCTGCATGAACGATTAATTGAATTGGGGTTGATAAAGAAATAA
- a CDS encoding alpha-ketoacid dehydrogenase subunit alpha/beta, with protein sequence MNFEEFQVEDSIKLGLYKAMLKPRMIEEKMLILLRQGKISKWFSGIGQEAISVGVTTALETNEYILPMHRNLGVFTTRKIPLHRLFSQWQGKLGGFTKGRDRSFHFGTQDFKIIGMISHLGPQMGVADGIALAHKLRKEKRVTAVFTGEGATSEGDFHEALNVAAVWDLPVLFCVENNGYGLSTPTNEQFKCEHIADKGIGYGMESHSIDGNNILEVYTKVNELCIDIRKNPRPVLLEFKTFRMRGHEEASGTKYVPEELMEAWASKDPLENYTTYLRGLGLLNEKEEQIHREEITNEIEENLQRAFQEEPIIPVLSNEIGDVHQKFDYNEVKPLIHKRNIRFVDAISQGLKSAMEKHDNLVIMGQDVAEYGGVFKITDGFVEAFGKERVRNTPICESAIVSAAMGLSINGMKSVMEMQFADFASTGFNPIVNYLAKSHYRWGEKADVVIRMPCGGGVGAGPFHSQTNEAWFTKTPGLKVVYPAFPSDAKGLLATAIEDANPVLFFEHKGLYRSIYEDVPVNNYTLPFGKANVLKSGQDITIVSYGAGVHWALETLEKHPGIDADLLDLRTLQPLDTESIYTSVRKTGKLIILQEDSLFGGVASDISALVMENCFPYLDGPIKRVASLDTPIPFNTLLEQQYLPKERFEKELLELLAF encoded by the coding sequence ATGAATTTTGAAGAATTTCAGGTAGAGGATTCCATTAAGCTGGGGCTATACAAGGCCATGCTAAAACCTAGGATGATTGAGGAAAAAATGCTGATTCTATTGCGTCAGGGGAAAATATCAAAGTGGTTCAGCGGCATAGGGCAAGAGGCTATTTCGGTTGGGGTAACTACTGCCCTGGAAACCAATGAGTATATTTTGCCCATGCATAGAAATTTAGGGGTTTTTACGACAAGAAAAATACCCTTGCATAGACTTTTCTCCCAATGGCAAGGAAAATTAGGTGGTTTCACAAAGGGAAGGGACCGTAGTTTTCATTTTGGTACCCAAGATTTTAAAATCATTGGAATGATATCCCATTTAGGTCCGCAGATGGGGGTTGCGGACGGTATCGCACTGGCGCATAAGTTAAGAAAGGAGAAACGGGTTACCGCCGTATTTACCGGGGAAGGTGCAACTAGTGAAGGAGATTTCCATGAAGCCTTGAATGTGGCCGCGGTTTGGGACCTTCCCGTTCTTTTCTGTGTTGAAAATAACGGCTACGGATTGTCCACACCTACCAATGAGCAATTTAAATGTGAACATATTGCGGATAAGGGGATTGGTTATGGTATGGAGTCCCATAGTATCGATGGTAATAATATTTTAGAGGTCTATACGAAGGTTAATGAGCTTTGTATCGATATAAGAAAGAACCCCAGACCAGTATTGCTAGAATTCAAGACGTTTAGAATGCGGGGGCACGAGGAAGCCAGTGGCACAAAATATGTTCCAGAGGAATTGATGGAGGCTTGGGCCTCAAAAGATCCTTTGGAAAATTATACAACATATCTAAGGGGTTTGGGCTTGTTAAACGAGAAGGAAGAACAAATCCATAGAGAGGAAATAACCAATGAAATTGAAGAAAATTTACAGCGGGCCTTTCAGGAGGAGCCAATTATTCCTGTCTTAAGTAATGAAATAGGTGATGTACATCAAAAATTTGATTATAATGAGGTTAAACCACTTATTCATAAAAGAAATATACGCTTTGTGGATGCCATATCCCAAGGTTTGAAATCCGCTATGGAAAAACATGACAACTTGGTCATCATGGGGCAGGATGTCGCGGAGTACGGTGGGGTTTTTAAAATTACGGATGGCTTTGTGGAAGCCTTCGGAAAGGAACGTGTAAGAAACACACCCATATGCGAATCGGCTATAGTCTCTGCGGCCATGGGATTGTCCATTAACGGGATGAAATCGGTAATGGAAATGCAATTTGCGGATTTTGCCAGCACTGGATTCAACCCTATAGTCAATTATTTGGCCAAGAGTCATTACAGATGGGGCGAAAAGGCAGATGTCGTTATAAGAATGCCCTGCGGAGGTGGAGTAGGAGCAGGTCCTTTCCACTCCCAGACCAACGAGGCTTGGTTTACCAAGACCCCAGGGTTAAAAGTAGTGTATCCCGCCTTTCCTTCGGATGCCAAAGGACTTTTGGCCACGGCAATTGAAGATGCCAATCCCGTTTTATTTTTTGAGCACAAAGGGCTATACCGTAGTATCTATGAGGATGTGCCCGTAAATAACTATACCTTACCGTTCGGAAAGGCCAATGTATTGAAATCCGGACAGGATATTACCATTGTTTCCTATGGTGCAGGTGTCCATTGGGCCCTGGAAACCTTGGAAAAACATCCGGGCATTGATGCTGACCTTTTAGACTTAAGAACCTTACAGCCATTGGATACCGAATCTATTTATACGTCTGTAAGGAAAACCGGGAAGTTGATCATTCTTCAGGAAGATAGTCTATTTGGTGGCGTGGCAAGTGATATTTCGGCGTTGGTGATGGAAAATTGCTTTCCATATTTAGATGGCCCTATAAAGCGGGTGGCCAGTCTGGATACGCCCATTCCATTCAATACATTGCTGGAACAGCAATATCTTCCCAAGGAACGTTTTGAAAAGGAGTTATTGGAATTGCTGGCCTTTTAG
- a CDS encoding lipocalin family protein: MKKAIVLLGVIAFLLTSCSISKDARAKRNTLSGTWSLNDVSFENNTGNFKAVLFNDVEDICLEGSEWFFRDNNSTGRYTIAPSTLCNGGDRYIRWSVVEREENYESQLQFKFIDEKNKDISGGLGYRLNIEALTENAMTLKSNVQVNGEPVTVVYSFTKK; the protein is encoded by the coding sequence ATGAAAAAAGCAATAGTTCTTTTAGGAGTAATAGCATTTTTGCTAACCTCTTGTTCCATTTCCAAAGATGCCAGGGCAAAGCGTAATACATTAAGCGGAACCTGGTCGCTAAACGATGTTTCCTTTGAAAACAATACGGGAAATTTTAAGGCGGTCTTATTCAATGATGTAGAGGATATTTGTCTTGAAGGAAGCGAATGGTTTTTTAGGGACAACAACAGTACAGGTAGATATACCATAGCGCCATCTACACTGTGTAATGGTGGAGACCGATATATAAGATGGTCCGTTGTAGAACGTGAGGAAAACTATGAGAGTCAACTTCAGTTCAAATTTATTGATGAGAAAAATAAGGACATTTCCGGTGGCTTGGGTTACAGACTAAATATCGAGGCTTTGACCGAAAATGCGATGACCTTAAAATCCAACGTTCAGGTAAACGGAGAACCGGTAACCGTTGTATATAGCTTTACAAAAAAATAA
- a CDS encoding OmpA family protein, with product MKSKIFKNTSYLLAFALVMSCSTVKNANKTQKGAVIGATGGAVIGGVIGNNVGDGNNTALGAILGAAIGGAAGGYIGNRMDRQAERIEEEIPGAEVKRVGEGINVTFNEDAGVYFDTNKSDVKGTSAATLDKLAGIFKEYPKSNILVEGHTDSAGSDEYNMNLSKQRATSVTDYLTMKGIDPSRFTTKWYGENQPVGDNSTAEGKAQNRRVELAIVASEELKEEAVKQTKG from the coding sequence ATGAAATCTAAAATATTTAAGAATACAAGTTATTTACTTGCATTTGCTTTAGTAATGAGCTGTAGTACCGTGAAAAATGCCAATAAAACACAAAAAGGTGCCGTAATTGGCGCTACTGGTGGAGCAGTTATCGGCGGTGTTATTGGAAATAATGTAGGGGATGGTAACAATACCGCACTCGGGGCCATTCTTGGTGCTGCCATAGGTGGTGCTGCCGGTGGGTATATCGGTAATCGCATGGATAGGCAAGCGGAACGTATCGAGGAAGAAATCCCTGGTGCAGAAGTAAAAAGAGTAGGTGAGGGTATCAATGTAACCTTTAATGAAGATGCCGGTGTCTATTTTGATACCAATAAGTCTGATGTTAAAGGAACTTCTGCTGCTACATTGGATAAATTAGCTGGAATTTTTAAAGAATATCCTAAATCCAATATTTTGGTGGAAGGACATACCGATAGTGCCGGTTCGGATGAGTACAATATGAACTTGTCCAAACAAAGAGCAACTTCGGTTACGGATTACTTGACGATGAAAGGAATTGACCCTTCAAGATTTACCACAAAATGGTACGGTGAGAACCAACCTGTTGGAGATAACAGTACTGCTGAAGGTAAAGCGCAAAATAGACGAGTCGAATTGGCCATAGTTGCCAGTGAAGAACTTAAGGAAGAAGCGGTAAAACAGACAAAGGGTTAA
- a CDS encoding NAD(P)/FAD-dependent oxidoreductase: MNGHDVIIVGGGLAGLTVAIALSRYNYNVAIFESSAYPHHKVCGEYVSNEIVPYLQFLGVDLIAEGGVSITDFEISNTKGKKVKSSLPIGGVGISRYAFDHLLFKQAKKQNVRFYFKKVLDVAHEQDVFTVYTKQKSIKAKVVIGAFGKRSNLDKKLNRDFIQRKNGWLGVKCHYKNEEFPTNLVALHNFEGGYGGLSKTETGAVNFCYLARYDQFRKHKNIEDFNSRVVSQNPHLREFLKHSEALFDAPISIGQISFDSKKPVFNHILMCGDTAGLIHPLCGNGMAMAIHSGKLVSEAVHRFMSEREYLRKDMEKEYSEEWRKHFKDRLRYGSYFQKILMQESLLNWGINTLGRSEGILRAMIKKTHGKMVTP; this comes from the coding sequence ATGAATGGGCATGATGTCATTATAGTTGGGGGTGGATTGGCAGGTTTGACTGTCGCAATAGCTTTGTCCCGATATAATTATAACGTAGCCATTTTTGAAAGTAGCGCTTACCCCCACCATAAGGTCTGTGGGGAATATGTATCCAATGAAATTGTTCCCTATTTACAGTTTTTGGGAGTAGACTTAATAGCCGAGGGCGGGGTTTCCATTACCGATTTTGAAATCAGTAATACAAAGGGCAAAAAAGTCAAAAGTTCACTCCCCATTGGAGGAGTTGGCATAAGCAGATATGCCTTTGACCACTTGTTATTTAAACAGGCTAAAAAACAAAACGTTCGGTTTTATTTTAAAAAGGTATTGGATGTAGCGCACGAACAAGATGTATTTACGGTCTACACCAAGCAAAAATCCATTAAGGCCAAGGTGGTCATTGGAGCATTTGGGAAGCGCTCGAATCTGGACAAAAAGTTAAATCGCGATTTTATTCAACGAAAAAACGGTTGGTTAGGGGTTAAATGTCATTACAAAAACGAGGAATTTCCCACTAACCTAGTGGCATTACACAATTTTGAAGGCGGTTATGGCGGGTTGTCCAAAACAGAAACAGGTGCCGTTAATTTCTGTTATTTGGCACGGTACGACCAATTTCGAAAGCATAAAAATATTGAAGATTTCAATTCCCGAGTAGTGTCTCAAAACCCGCATTTAAGAGAATTTCTCAAGCATTCGGAAGCTCTTTTTGATGCACCCATCAGCATTGGCCAAATTTCATTTGATTCTAAAAAACCGGTGTTTAACCATATTTTAATGTGTGGGGACACAGCTGGCCTGATCCACCCCCTGTGTGGAAATGGAATGGCAATGGCTATTCATAGTGGAAAACTGGTTTCGGAAGCAGTCCATCGGTTTATGAGCGAAAGGGAATACCTAAGAAAGGATATGGAAAAGGAATATAGTGAAGAGTGGAGAAAACATTTTAAGGATAGATTGAGGTATGGAAGCTATTTTCAAAAAATATTGATGCAGGAAAGTCTATTGAATTGGGGAATCAATACCTTGGGTAGGTCCGAGGGCATCCTTCGGGCAATGATTAAAAAAACACACGGAAAAATGGTAACACCATGA
- a CDS encoding methyltransferase domain-containing protein produces MIDLTVRSGQKELLDDFQGSSNQLKLVLEDINRVNRLLGGTTITVDAVFRLIEENKQKSYTILDVGCGDGNMLRQIALKAKKRSISIKLIGIDLSDDSLDIARQKSVSFPEIEYRKQDVFTLEDLDMDIVLTTLTLHHFKQEDIPKFIHRFTSMAKLGVVINDLHRSGLAYYLFRAFSTIFIKTHTAKADGLTSITRGFKRKELEHFATNLPGTIHEITWRWAFRYQWIIKNEE; encoded by the coding sequence ATGATTGATTTAACGGTTAGAAGTGGCCAAAAAGAGTTGTTGGACGATTTCCAGGGAAGCTCTAACCAACTTAAATTGGTGTTAGAGGATATCAACAGGGTAAATCGCCTTTTGGGTGGTACTACCATTACGGTAGACGCTGTATTTAGGCTCATTGAAGAAAATAAACAAAAATCGTATACGATTTTGGATGTGGGTTGTGGTGATGGGAATATGCTAAGACAGATTGCTTTAAAAGCAAAAAAGAGAAGTATTTCTATAAAGTTAATTGGAATTGATTTAAGTGATGACTCTTTGGACATTGCCAGACAAAAATCTGTTAGTTTTCCGGAAATTGAATATCGAAAACAGGATGTTTTTACATTGGAGGATTTGGATATGGACATAGTGCTCACCACTTTGACCTTGCATCATTTTAAACAGGAAGATATACCTAAATTTATTCATAGGTTCACCAGCATGGCAAAACTTGGAGTGGTTATTAATGATTTGCATAGAAGTGGGTTGGCCTATTATTTATTTCGGGCTTTTAGTACTATTTTTATTAAAACCCATACCGCCAAGGCAGACGGTTTAACTTCCATTACACGGGGTTTTAAACGAAAGGAATTGGAACATTTTGCTACCAACCTACCGGGCACGATACATGAAATAACTTGGAGATGGGCCTTTCGTTATCAATGGATCATAAAAAACGAGGAGTAA
- a CDS encoding type III polyketide synthase, translating into MQRSKIVTVAKEFPEYCRETQDIIPYVHKWLHNKDDRFQRKVVKIFEGAAVDIRYGIMPIDEVFTKTSFEEKNQIYVRECKKLGSKVLEKALNKADWLPESLDYIITVSCTGIMIPSLDAYLINALGLRQDIVRLPVTEMGCAAGVSGLIYAHNFLKSNPNKRIALVAVESPTATFQLDDFSMANMVSAAIFGDGAACVLLSSEEEAQGPSILGEEMYHFRDATHLMGFDLVNTGLKMILDPAVPETITNFFPDIVHPFLKKYGSNIEKVDHLIFHPGGRKIVQTVEELFGSLGKNIEDTREVLRLYGNMSSVTVLYVLQRFMERELSQGEQGMVLSFGPGFSAQRVLLEW; encoded by the coding sequence ATGCAGAGAAGCAAAATAGTGACTGTGGCCAAGGAATTTCCCGAATATTGTAGAGAAACCCAAGATATTATTCCCTACGTTCATAAATGGTTGCATAACAAGGATGATAGGTTTCAGCGTAAAGTTGTAAAAATTTTTGAAGGTGCCGCAGTTGATATTCGTTATGGTATTATGCCTATTGACGAGGTTTTTACCAAAACTTCTTTCGAAGAGAAAAATCAAATTTATGTACGGGAGTGCAAAAAGCTAGGTAGCAAAGTACTCGAAAAGGCGTTGAATAAAGCGGATTGGCTTCCAGAATCATTGGATTACATTATTACGGTAAGCTGCACGGGCATCATGATACCTTCTTTGGATGCCTATCTCATCAATGCGCTAGGTCTTCGCCAAGATATAGTAAGATTGCCCGTTACGGAAATGGGCTGTGCGGCTGGGGTTTCCGGTTTAATTTATGCCCACAACTTTTTGAAGTCCAATCCCAATAAGCGCATAGCATTAGTTGCGGTCGAAAGTCCAACAGCAACTTTTCAATTGGATGATTTTTCTATGGCCAATATGGTCAGTGCGGCTATTTTTGGCGACGGGGCGGCCTGTGTATTATTATCCTCTGAAGAAGAGGCTCAGGGTCCTTCAATACTAGGAGAGGAAATGTATCATTTTAGGGATGCCACCCACCTTATGGGTTTCGACTTGGTCAATACCGGACTTAAGATGATCTTGGATCCGGCCGTACCTGAAACAATTACTAATTTCTTTCCAGATATTGTACATCCCTTTCTTAAAAAATATGGGAGCAACATTGAAAAAGTGGACCATTTAATTTTTCATCCCGGAGGGAGAAAAATTGTCCAAACCGTTGAAGAATTGTTTGGTTCCCTAGGAAAGAATATTGAGGATACCAGGGAGGTTTTACGTTTGTATGGTAATATGAGCAGTGTAACGGTACTCTACGTACTGCAGCGCTTTATGGAGCGTGAATTATCACAGGGCGAACAAGGGATGGTTTTAAGTTTTGGGCCTGGATTTTCGGCACAGCGGGTCTTATTGGAATGGTAG
- a CDS encoding enoyl-ACP reductase FabI yields MDTNWAIILGGSNGLGLATAKKLARHGYHILVVHRDRRTHMDAIEKEFNEIRAQGVSFKAFNADALNSEKRGNLLNEIKEFLPSEHKIKVLVHSIAKGNLKPMYSNGQTVLTNQDIGITFEAMALSLYDWVKELVDMNLFSEDARVISFTSEGNAKVLPGYGAVSVAKVALEALTRNIALEFAPMGIKANCIQAGVTETRSLAMIPGYEKIIKNALKRNPQGRLTTPEDVANAVFLLVRDEAKWITGTVIKVDGGESLR; encoded by the coding sequence ATGGATACAAATTGGGCAATAATTTTAGGGGGAAGTAATGGACTAGGCTTGGCAACGGCCAAAAAATTGGCCAGGCATGGATATCATATCCTTGTGGTCCATAGGGACCGAAGAACCCATATGGATGCCATAGAAAAGGAGTTCAATGAAATTAGGGCGCAGGGCGTATCATTTAAAGCCTTTAATGCAGATGCCTTAAACTCCGAAAAGCGGGGAAATTTATTGAATGAAATCAAGGAATTCCTGCCTTCGGAACATAAAATAAAGGTTTTGGTACATAGTATCGCCAAAGGAAACCTTAAACCTATGTATTCAAATGGGCAAACCGTACTTACAAATCAGGATATAGGTATCACCTTCGAAGCTATGGCCCTTAGTTTGTACGATTGGGTAAAGGAACTGGTGGATATGAATTTGTTTTCTGAGGATGCTCGTGTGATTTCCTTTACGAGTGAAGGAAACGCTAAAGTTTTGCCAGGCTATGGTGCAGTTTCGGTGGCCAAAGTGGCATTGGAAGCATTGACCAGAAATATTGCATTGGAGTTTGCACCGATGGGTATAAAAGCAAATTGTATCCAAGCCGGTGTAACGGAAACAAGGTCGCTTGCCATGATTCCAGGCTATGAAAAAATCATTAAAAATGCCTTAAAAAGAAATCCACAGGGAAGGTTGACCACCCCGGAAGACGTTGCTAATGCGGTGTTTTTGCTCGTTAGGGATGAAGCAAAGTGGATTACGGGAACGGTAATTAAGGTCGATGGAGGTGAAAGTCTAAGATAA
- a CDS encoding 3-hydroxyacyl-ACP dehydratase FabZ family protein: MDNKEILALLPYDKPFLFVDNLQEINNEGAKGSFHFKEQLDFYKGHFKDNPVTPGVILTECCAQIGLVCLGIYLIGDEDLDSSKILIGMSSSEMEFLQPVYPGETVTVRSRKIYYRFHKLKCEVKMYNEENDMVCKGTLSGMLKGVKK; the protein is encoded by the coding sequence ATGGATAATAAAGAAATTTTGGCGCTTTTACCCTATGACAAGCCTTTTTTGTTTGTGGATAACTTGCAAGAGATTAATAATGAAGGGGCAAAGGGCAGCTTTCATTTTAAGGAGCAACTCGATTTTTATAAGGGCCATTTTAAAGACAACCCAGTAACCCCTGGGGTTATTTTGACCGAATGTTGTGCACAAATTGGATTGGTCTGCCTGGGTATTTACTTGATTGGTGATGAAGACTTGGATTCATCAAAAATACTAATTGGTATGAGCAGTTCGGAAATGGAGTTTTTACAACCGGTGTATCCCGGGGAAACGGTTACAGTGAGATCAAGGAAGATATACTATAGATTCCACAAACTGAAATGTGAAGTAAAAATGTACAATGAAGAAAACGATATGGTCTGCAAAGGAACTTTATCAGGAATGTTAAAGGGAGTGAAAAAATGA